ACTGCTTGAATAGGTCATAGAACATCACCATGACTATAACGAGCAAGAGCACGAGAAAGCCCACGGGAACCACGGGTTGCTGCAGCTTCTCGTCCAGTTCCATCAGCCTGGCGAGGGGGTCCCAGCTCAGGAGGATGCCGACGGAACCGAAAAGGCGGATGTCCGACAGGGCGCTCTTGACGTAGTTGTCGCACGCGCCGCCCAGCCGGACGTATTCCTCGTAGATCCTATCGAGGGGGAGATCCCGCTGCTCGTTCTCGTTCCCGGGCACCTGACGGCCACCTTCGAATCCGCATCCGTGGGAGTAAGTATGGTCGTAATTCGGCATCGTGCCATGGGGGGGCTGGGGAGACCTTTGCCGGGTGTCCATCGCAACCGCTGCGGCCCTGCCGTGGGATGTCACTGCCGTCGGATGAGTGGCAACGGCGTCCCCGTCCCTCGCACGGCCGGCCGGCGGGCATGCTTCGCCATGTCCTTGGCGCCTGTTGGCCTCAAATTTGCTTAAAGCGAATAAACCAACGGACTCATCCATGACCCCAAGGAGACCCATATGGCCACCATCACCGTCGACATTTCCGCCATCCTGGCGCTGGCTGCCGGCATCGCGATCCTTACCAACGGGATACACCTCATCATCGCCTCCGCCTTCATCCTATCCGTGATGGGCTGCGCCACCATCGAGGGTGCGGGAGAGAACCTGGAGGCCGCCGGCGAGGCCATCGAGGAAGAGGCCGAGGAAGAGCGCTCCTATTGAGCACCCATGAGCGCCCTCGTGCGCTCCCCTGGAAGAGGAGATGAACCATGCTTTCGTGGGCACTGGTATTCCTGATCGTCGCCATAATCGCCGGGGCGTTGGGCCTCAGCGGGGTGGCCGGCGTCGCCACCGACATCGCCTGGATCCTGTTCGTGGTGGGCCTGGTGGTGGCCGTGGTACTGTTCATAACCGGGCGCCGGCCGCTGTAGGCCCGGGCGTGGTCCACCGTCCGGCGTGGCTCGTGCGGCCTTCCCGGAAGGCCGGCACAAAGCGGCGTCGTGACGGCAGCGGTCCACGCCCACCGATTCACTGTCAA
The Gammaproteobacteria bacterium DNA segment above includes these coding regions:
- a CDS encoding DUF1328 domain-containing protein: MLSWALVFLIVAIIAGALGLSGVAGVATDIAWILFVVGLVVAVVLFITGRRPL